Proteins encoded by one window of Streptomyces sp. NBC_01477:
- a CDS encoding MarR family winged helix-turn-helix transcriptional regulator, which produces MPHEAGGRRYRTSAAREHAAHFPQTADLAARTAEIIELLEILWERRRDISPAPVSAAQLRVLYILERDECLNVGGLAAALGASAPSTSRLCDRLEALGFVARSPNSANRREKDLRLADAGRAHLRQLRLWREAELQKTIAAMPPEAQVDLLRGIQAFRTASRAAPRASEEGPDAASA; this is translated from the coding sequence ATGCCCCACGAAGCGGGCGGACGGCGGTACCGCACGTCCGCGGCACGCGAGCACGCTGCCCACTTTCCGCAGACCGCCGATCTCGCGGCACGGACCGCCGAGATCATCGAGCTGCTGGAGATCCTGTGGGAACGGCGGCGCGACATCTCCCCCGCTCCAGTATCGGCAGCCCAGCTCCGGGTGCTGTACATCCTTGAACGTGACGAATGCCTCAACGTCGGCGGTCTTGCGGCGGCCCTCGGCGCTTCGGCTCCTTCGACCAGCAGACTGTGCGACCGGCTGGAGGCGCTGGGGTTCGTCGCCCGTTCACCGAACTCGGCCAATCGCCGGGAGAAGGACCTGAGGCTCGCCGACGCCGGCCGCGCCCATCTGCGCCAGTTGCGGCTGTGGCGGGAGGCGGAACTGCAGAAGACCATCGCGGCCATGCCGCCCGAGGCCCAGGTCGACCTGCTGCGCGGCATCCAGGCATTCCGCACCGCCTCCCGTGCCGCGCCTCGCGCCTCGGAGGAAGGTCCGGACGCGGCATCGGCGTGA
- a CDS encoding family 20 glycosylhydrolase, with protein MRTLRHLTAVITTLACALAVLVLPSLTGASTAQAAAGTPQTIPALRQWTAGTGTYTFGTGSRIVVASAYTSQLSGEAATFADDLGKLAGRTVTVTTGTAAAGDIALTLGDAALPTEGYRMTVGTSVTLQGSTATGVFYGTRSVLQLLHQGSTIPAGTAVDSPAKSERGLMIDAGRKFFTVAWIEQHLKDMAYLKLNYFHFHLSDTYGFRLESSTHPEVVAADHYSKQDIRDILAVAAKYHITVVPEIDMPGHMDTVVAAHPELALKNSAGAVNPGFIDLSLPGTYTLVKDLINEYLPLFPGPYWHIGADEYVSDYSQYPQLLTYARAHYGASATAKDTYYGFVNWADTLVRAGGKTARMWNDGIKSGDGTLAPNADIVVDYWYNYGLTPQQLIAAGHTVANESWTPTYYVLGGAKPDTQWMYETWTPDLYQGSNTITDSSKNPGSVLHVWCDNPTAETEDQIASGIMYPLRALAQQTWGSPKPASTYAAFTAIVAAIGHNPAWPAAGATDLAAGRPTTASSTETANFPASAATDGDAGTRWSSAYSDPQWLQVDLGSTKNISRVVLRWESAYGKAFQIQASDDASTWRTLYSTTTGAGGVQDLTGLTGSGRYLRMYGTARGTTFGYSLYAFEVYSGQFSGTHVLTTAGKALDDPGSSTATGTQLITWTPGGGANQQWQLTWNTDGSYTLVNGASHLCLDVNGGSAAAGATVIQWTCTGGDNQHWTVTPRTGGYAIASKKSGLLLTTASTADGSLVTQQADTGAALQLWQVA; from the coding sequence ATGAGAACACTCCGACACCTGACGGCGGTGATCACGACCCTGGCCTGCGCCCTGGCCGTGCTCGTCCTGCCGTCGCTGACCGGCGCGAGCACCGCGCAGGCGGCAGCCGGCACCCCGCAGACGATCCCGGCCCTGCGCCAGTGGACGGCCGGAACCGGCACCTACACCTTCGGCACGGGCTCGCGGATCGTCGTCGCGTCCGCCTACACCTCCCAGCTCTCCGGCGAGGCGGCGACCTTCGCCGACGACCTGGGCAAGCTGGCCGGGCGCACCGTCACCGTAACGACCGGCACGGCCGCCGCCGGGGACATCGCGCTGACCCTCGGTGACGCCGCGCTGCCCACCGAGGGCTACCGGATGACCGTCGGCACGTCGGTGACCCTCCAGGGCTCCACCGCGACCGGTGTGTTCTACGGCACCCGCAGCGTGCTGCAGCTGCTGCACCAGGGCTCGACGATCCCGGCCGGCACGGCCGTGGACTCGCCGGCCAAGTCCGAGCGCGGCCTGATGATCGACGCCGGGCGGAAGTTCTTCACCGTGGCCTGGATCGAGCAGCACCTCAAGGACATGGCCTACCTGAAGCTCAACTACTTCCACTTCCACCTCTCCGACACCTACGGCTTCCGGCTGGAGAGCAGCACCCACCCGGAGGTCGTCGCCGCCGACCACTACAGCAAGCAGGACATCAGGGACATCCTGGCGGTGGCCGCGAAGTACCACATCACGGTCGTGCCGGAGATCGACATGCCAGGCCACATGGACACCGTCGTCGCCGCCCACCCGGAACTGGCGCTGAAGAACAGCGCGGGCGCCGTCAACCCAGGATTCATCGACCTGTCGCTGCCGGGCACCTACACCCTCGTCAAGGACCTGATCAACGAGTACCTGCCGCTCTTCCCCGGCCCGTACTGGCACATCGGCGCCGACGAGTACGTGTCGGACTACAGCCAGTACCCCCAGCTGCTGACCTACGCCCGCGCCCACTACGGCGCGTCCGCCACCGCCAAGGACACCTACTACGGCTTCGTGAACTGGGCCGACACCCTGGTCCGGGCCGGCGGCAAGACCGCCCGCATGTGGAACGACGGCATCAAGTCCGGCGACGGCACCCTCGCGCCCAACGCCGACATCGTCGTGGACTACTGGTACAACTACGGCCTCACCCCGCAGCAGCTCATCGCCGCGGGCCACACCGTCGCCAACGAGTCCTGGACGCCCACCTACTACGTGCTCGGCGGCGCCAAGCCCGACACCCAGTGGATGTACGAGACCTGGACCCCTGACCTCTACCAGGGCTCCAACACCATCACCGACAGCAGCAAGAACCCCGGTTCGGTGCTGCACGTCTGGTGCGACAACCCCACGGCCGAGACCGAGGACCAGATCGCCTCGGGGATCATGTATCCGCTGCGGGCCCTGGCCCAGCAGACCTGGGGATCGCCCAAGCCCGCCAGTACGTACGCGGCCTTCACCGCGATCGTCGCCGCGATCGGCCACAACCCGGCCTGGCCCGCCGCAGGCGCGACCGACCTGGCGGCCGGACGGCCGACCACCGCGTCCAGCACCGAGACGGCGAATTTCCCGGCGAGCGCGGCGACCGACGGCGACGCCGGCACCCGCTGGTCGAGCGCCTACAGCGACCCGCAGTGGCTCCAGGTCGACCTCGGCTCCACCAAGAACATCAGCCGGGTGGTGCTGCGCTGGGAGTCCGCCTACGGCAAGGCCTTCCAGATCCAGGCGTCCGACGACGCCAGCACCTGGCGGACGCTGTACTCCACCACCACCGGCGCCGGCGGCGTCCAGGACCTGACCGGCCTGACCGGCTCCGGACGCTACCTCCGTATGTACGGCACCGCCCGGGGCACCACGTTCGGCTACTCGCTGTACGCCTTCGAGGTCTACAGCGGGCAGTTCAGCGGCACCCACGTGCTCACCACGGCGGGCAAGGCGCTGGACGACCCGGGCAGCTCGACGGCCACCGGGACGCAGCTGATCACCTGGACCCCCGGCGGCGGCGCCAACCAGCAGTGGCAGCTGACCTGGAACACCGACGGCAGCTACACCCTCGTCAACGGCGCCTCGCACCTGTGCCTGGACGTCAACGGCGGGTCCGCGGCGGCGGGAGCCACCGTCATCCAGTGGACCTGCACCGGCGGCGACAACCAGCACTGGACGGTGACGCCGCGCACCGGCGGCTACGCCATCGCGTCCAAGAAGAGCGGACTGCTGCTGACCACCGCCTCCACCGCCGACGGCTCGCTGGTGACCCAGCAGGCCGACACCGGCGCGGCGCTCCAGCTCTGGCAGGTCGCCTAG
- a CDS encoding ABC transporter ATP-binding protein, with the protein MKELWRILRGHRTAFSVIMAIEATMCGAEALLHPLLLKALFDQAVLTSDFHRFSRLAALYALLGFTLNLGSYWLAWWRKRFENTLVLSLEMELLDRAIALDGRRMAESGNASYVSRIHNDVKEGVLPAVDVSIRIARQAVASAAFIVVLLYLSWQASLILLVIVPPLVFVSNRTAKRIEDNTEPEREAEARYVNTLTRTLASFHALRGLPSLMPGTRTENRVALRGFLRIGLANFRLAQKQSTLSSLVMNLSDTASMLIGAYFVFAGRMSFGSFLAFVNSLWRAVTGIFDLVNVIPQARRNTAVLKRIQTLRGERTAPYHDEGAMVSVRRALVRYGDGSGEGVALDDFGLNPGEHVLLRGPNGCGKTTLLHVIAGTLAPDAGAVTRPGRVASLTAPVHLPPLPVRELVPDEPLRTALGLGEFAGHLPSDLSSGQRQRTAVAALLSEDADLYLADEPFANLDEHGRRLVLRALDERTRGRGLLVVHHGDEELDSSFDRVVTLSRAGLGAAII; encoded by the coding sequence GTGAAAGAGCTGTGGCGGATTCTGCGCGGCCACAGGACCGCGTTTTCGGTGATCATGGCAATTGAGGCGACCATGTGCGGGGCGGAGGCCCTGCTGCATCCGCTGCTACTCAAGGCGCTGTTCGACCAGGCAGTCCTGACCAGCGACTTCCACCGGTTCTCCCGGCTCGCGGCCCTGTACGCGCTGCTGGGTTTCACGCTCAACCTGGGGAGTTACTGGCTCGCCTGGTGGCGGAAGCGGTTCGAGAACACGCTGGTGCTGTCCTTGGAGATGGAGTTGCTCGACCGGGCGATCGCGCTGGACGGGCGCCGGATGGCGGAGTCCGGCAATGCCTCCTACGTCAGCCGGATCCACAACGACGTCAAGGAAGGCGTCCTGCCGGCGGTCGACGTCTCGATCCGGATCGCGCGGCAGGCGGTGGCCTCGGCCGCGTTCATCGTTGTGCTGCTGTACCTGTCCTGGCAGGCCAGCCTGATCCTTCTGGTCATCGTGCCGCCTCTGGTGTTCGTCAGCAACCGCACGGCCAAGCGGATCGAGGACAACACCGAGCCCGAACGCGAGGCAGAGGCCCGGTACGTCAACACGCTGACCCGGACGCTGGCGTCCTTTCACGCCCTGCGCGGCCTGCCCTCGCTCATGCCCGGCACCCGTACGGAGAACAGGGTCGCGTTGCGCGGCTTCCTGCGCATCGGACTCGCCAACTTCCGGCTCGCGCAGAAGCAGAGCACGCTGAGCAGCCTGGTGATGAACCTCTCCGACACCGCGTCGATGCTCATCGGGGCCTACTTCGTGTTCGCCGGCCGGATGTCCTTCGGAAGTTTCCTGGCGTTCGTCAATTCCCTGTGGCGGGCCGTCACCGGCATCTTCGACCTCGTCAATGTGATCCCGCAGGCCCGTCGCAATACCGCCGTACTCAAACGGATCCAGACCCTGCGCGGAGAGAGGACAGCTCCTTACCACGACGAGGGAGCCATGGTGTCAGTGCGCCGGGCTCTCGTCCGGTACGGAGACGGCAGCGGGGAAGGCGTCGCACTCGACGACTTCGGGCTGAATCCGGGCGAGCACGTGCTGCTGCGCGGGCCCAACGGCTGTGGCAAGACCACTCTGCTGCACGTCATCGCCGGGACACTCGCCCCGGACGCCGGTGCGGTCACGCGGCCGGGCCGGGTGGCGAGCCTGACCGCCCCGGTCCACCTGCCTCCGCTGCCGGTACGGGAGCTGGTGCCCGACGAACCGCTGCGGACGGCACTCGGTCTGGGCGAGTTCGCCGGCCACCTGCCCTCGGATCTGTCCTCGGGCCAGCGGCAGCGGACCGCGGTGGCGGCCCTGCTGAGCGAGGACGCGGACCTCTACCTCGCCGACGAACCCTTCGCCAACCTCGACGAGCACGGCAGAAGGCTGGTGCTGCGGGCCCTGGACGAACGCACCCGGGGTCGCGGCCTGCTGGTCGTGCACCACGGCGACGAGGAACTCGACAGTTCCTTCGACCGGGTGGTGACCCTCTCCCGGGCCGGCCTGGGGGCCGCCATCATCTGA
- a CDS encoding chaplin, which produces MRTRMSLVAIALAATGVFAGAGAAAADSGATGAAVGSPGVLSGNAVQIPIHIPLNVCGNSINIIGLLNPAFGNTCANVGGGQREEPAAGSWGR; this is translated from the coding sequence ATGCGTACTCGAATGTCCCTCGTCGCCATCGCTCTGGCCGCAACCGGCGTCTTCGCCGGCGCAGGCGCCGCTGCCGCCGATTCCGGCGCCACCGGTGCCGCCGTCGGCTCTCCCGGTGTCCTCAGCGGGAATGCGGTCCAGATCCCGATCCACATTCCGCTCAACGTCTGCGGCAACTCGATCAACATCATCGGCCTGCTCAACCCGGCCTTCGGCAACACCTGCGCGAACGTCGGCGGCGGACAGCGCGAAGAGCCTGCCGCCGGGAGCTGGGGCCGCTGA
- a CDS encoding PP2C family protein-serine/threonine phosphatase → MDRSAAVERMLRTVEPHALLPVLRRALTTQYAALGVDLLMADYSMTILQAVEALPFTSPGVPVHTSAPGRAFASQRPVREPSGDTATELHLPVSVRGERIGVLCVTLPADAAGHGVEDELAEIAESLGRAILIADRETDLYLQAKRVRRLTLAAEMQWQLLPGSSCARSEYEMGAQLEPAYGVYGDNVDWSATADDFSLTLTNGMGEGIEASLLTSLGINALRNARRAGLSLIDQACLADQAIYGLHRGDLHLSTLLLRFDLPTGVVEVIDAGSPKAWLLRERKVSPVELDAQLPLGMFEDTLYESQTFRVRPGDRLLFLSDGVYDATSPAGERYEERVLSRAMNSTRMLPAPEVPRAILHELRGHRGDVEALDDALVVCLDWRGRRS, encoded by the coding sequence ATGGACAGATCCGCGGCGGTGGAGCGCATGCTGCGCACCGTCGAGCCCCACGCACTGCTGCCGGTACTCCGCCGCGCCCTGACCACCCAGTACGCTGCACTGGGCGTCGACCTGCTGATGGCAGATTACTCAATGACGATACTCCAGGCCGTGGAAGCCCTTCCCTTCACTTCGCCGGGCGTGCCCGTGCACACGAGCGCTCCCGGCCGCGCCTTCGCGTCCCAGCGCCCGGTCCGGGAGCCGTCCGGCGACACAGCGACCGAGCTCCACCTGCCGGTCAGCGTCCGCGGCGAGCGCATCGGTGTCCTGTGCGTCACCCTTCCCGCTGACGCGGCCGGCCACGGCGTCGAGGACGAACTCGCCGAGATCGCCGAATCGCTGGGGCGGGCCATCCTGATCGCGGACCGCGAGACCGACCTGTACCTCCAGGCGAAGCGGGTGCGGCGGCTGACGCTCGCCGCCGAGATGCAGTGGCAGCTGCTGCCGGGAAGCAGCTGCGCGCGGAGCGAGTACGAGATGGGGGCGCAGCTCGAACCCGCGTACGGCGTCTACGGTGACAACGTCGACTGGTCCGCGACCGCCGACGACTTCTCCCTGACGCTCACCAACGGCATGGGTGAGGGCATCGAGGCGTCCCTGCTCACCAGCCTCGGCATCAACGCCCTGCGCAACGCGCGCCGGGCCGGCCTCTCGCTGATCGACCAGGCGTGCCTCGCCGACCAGGCCATCTACGGCCTGCACCGCGGTGACCTGCACCTGTCCACCCTCCTGCTCCGTTTCGACCTGCCGACCGGCGTGGTGGAGGTCATCGACGCCGGATCCCCCAAGGCCTGGCTCCTGCGCGAGCGCAAGGTCAGCCCGGTCGAACTCGACGCGCAACTGCCGCTCGGCATGTTCGAGGACACGCTGTACGAGAGCCAGACCTTCCGGGTACGCCCCGGGGACCGCCTGCTCTTTCTCAGCGACGGCGTCTACGACGCCACCTCCCCGGCCGGTGAGCGGTACGAGGAAAGGGTCCTGAGCCGTGCGATGAACTCCACCCGGATGCTGCCCGCCCCGGAGGTGCCCCGCGCGATACTGCACGAGCTGCGCGGGCACCGCGGCGACGTGGAGGCGCTGGACGACGCGCTGGTCGTCTGCCTGGACTGGCGGGGCAGGCGGAGCTGA
- a CDS encoding PP2C family protein-serine/threonine phosphatase encodes MPPQPSEGRTESRDGGPRQERDRLRARIEELEERVQGLESVERETAALNAALLADLEETNRGVVAMYHHEHQMALALQRTFLPSVLPSVPNMTLAVRYLASDPENEIGGDFYEAVSTPAGLLLAVGDVAGHNLQAAIVMGELRHALRAYAYDEHSPRAILSRLDRLLRLTRPGRTATVCVALVDVVTGVVHFANAGHLPPLLAFPGAPPRYTHEHGPLLGLGLRQPKETTVRLTAGTRLLMVTDGLIEVPGTHLDDSLERLRGVVAQAPPGAEALCDTLIDAFRHHRQDDVVVFSAEFTGG; translated from the coding sequence GTGCCCCCCCAGCCGTCCGAAGGCCGGACCGAGTCGCGCGACGGCGGCCCGCGGCAGGAGCGGGACCGGCTTCGTGCCCGGATCGAGGAGCTGGAAGAACGCGTTCAGGGGCTCGAATCCGTCGAGCGTGAGACAGCCGCGCTCAATGCCGCCCTCCTCGCGGATCTGGAGGAGACCAACCGCGGCGTGGTCGCGATGTACCACCACGAGCACCAGATGGCGCTGGCCCTCCAGCGGACCTTCCTGCCCTCCGTCCTGCCCTCGGTCCCGAACATGACGCTGGCGGTGCGCTACCTCGCCTCCGACCCGGAGAACGAGATCGGCGGCGACTTCTACGAGGCCGTCAGCACTCCGGCGGGGCTGCTGCTGGCGGTGGGGGACGTCGCCGGGCACAACCTCCAGGCCGCGATAGTGATGGGAGAACTCCGCCACGCCCTGCGGGCGTACGCCTACGACGAGCACTCGCCGCGGGCCATCCTGTCGAGGCTGGACCGCCTGCTGAGACTGACCCGTCCCGGCCGTACCGCGACCGTCTGCGTGGCCCTGGTCGATGTCGTGACCGGGGTGGTCCACTTCGCCAACGCCGGTCACCTGCCGCCGCTGCTCGCCTTCCCCGGCGCCCCTCCGCGCTACACGCACGAGCACGGGCCGCTGCTGGGCCTCGGCCTTCGCCAGCCGAAGGAGACCACCGTGCGCCTCACCGCGGGTACCCGGCTGCTGATGGTCACCGACGGGCTGATCGAGGTCCCCGGGACGCACCTCGACGATTCGCTGGAGCGCCTGCGCGGTGTCGTGGCACAGGCCCCGCCCGGCGCCGAGGCCCTCTGCGACACCCTGATCGACGCCTTCCGCCACCACCGGCAGGACGACGTCGTGGTCTTCTCGGCCGAGTTCACCGGCGGCTGA
- a CDS encoding class III lanthipeptide produces the protein MSVLDLQTLQPSVSTNRPAIVSVTSSSSSCCDVKEEG, from the coding sequence ATGAGCGTGCTCGATCTACAGACGCTGCAGCCGAGCGTATCGACGAACAGGCCGGCGATTGTCAGCGTGACCAGCAGCAGCAGCAGTTGCTGCGACGTGAAGGAAGAGGGCTGA
- the lanKC gene encoding class III lanthionine synthetase LanKC, giving the protein MRDERWVNRFLYAWNNTLFFDPLDVFYKPRRDHFLALLDERTRARFVRSGIWWSHRHNPALPAQGWKIHVSGHHRNAQEIADTAIGYLTARDIDFKIALDLNILEMLNSKAMARGSGGKFITVYPHDDDEFRSCLADLNRLLDGAEGAYVLSDLRFRDNRSLYFRYGQFLDTHTVDVMGRRVPYITGPDGPVDDDRRPGHAHPWWVSWPFSDWKPGTPEGDGLLGGRFRVTGAIQFSNSGGVYTAEDTADDDRVVVLKEARPHTNLNPRLDHDAVRILAREWTFINRLGDLDCFPTPVAAFRHWEHHFVAEEHIGGTDIRSVLLEHNPLARPVIDTDRSREFLRIYLAVFRGLARAVRAAHERKVILGDLTAANLVVDTETFDVTVIDLESCRLAEADSRDDAHLAEQVELFTPGFSHSKRRFRASAPEDDLYGLATTMAYFVFPIAAMSYLREDVLGLFRVFTDRLGWPARVHELIMELAQARTTLTEVLGALADEEELLGQVAVAPRRPVVEERLGLPGVQAGVAAFVTAVADTERATLFPVDPFAHVTNPLSLGFGAAGVLWALNASGIPVRPQWRDWLRDRLDTAEPARYPDGLMNGLAGIAWAAGSLGLHPQARRLLAEANRRAPGVGDHTFYYGLAGLGMTNLRFHLTSGHDADLAAAQQCAQLLRERAHHDGRHTFWLNDYSGSDNHQPLTGLGFGQAGVALFLLRMHQVTGDASFLRLGRGALAWEMDHAEPVDGVPMFAHEGTMEPYVEVGNAGVAQVLLRYGDFEAARQVLRALDVGQSVLPGYAFGMSGIADALLDAAAFTGDSSYRDTALRQLDFVREVFLFEPAARFGLPRQDGTAPLGVPGEGLLRCSCDYATGSAGVLRVLHRANHGGTADFLLDEVST; this is encoded by the coding sequence ATGCGCGACGAACGATGGGTCAACCGATTCCTTTACGCCTGGAACAATACGCTCTTCTTCGATCCGCTGGACGTCTTCTACAAGCCGCGACGGGACCATTTCCTCGCTTTGCTCGACGAGCGGACTCGTGCGCGTTTTGTCCGCAGCGGTATCTGGTGGAGTCATCGGCACAATCCCGCTCTGCCTGCCCAGGGCTGGAAGATCCATGTGTCGGGGCACCACCGCAACGCGCAGGAGATCGCCGACACGGCGATCGGGTACCTCACGGCCCGGGACATCGACTTCAAGATCGCTCTCGACCTCAACATCCTTGAAATGCTCAATTCGAAGGCGATGGCCCGGGGCAGCGGCGGGAAATTCATCACGGTCTACCCACACGACGACGACGAGTTCCGCAGCTGCCTGGCCGACCTGAACCGCCTGCTGGACGGGGCCGAGGGCGCCTATGTCCTGTCCGACCTGCGCTTCCGGGACAACAGGTCCCTGTACTTCCGCTACGGCCAGTTCCTGGACACCCACACCGTCGACGTCATGGGCCGGCGGGTGCCGTACATCACCGGGCCCGACGGGCCGGTCGACGACGACCGTCGCCCGGGCCACGCCCACCCGTGGTGGGTGTCCTGGCCGTTCAGCGACTGGAAGCCGGGGACCCCGGAGGGCGACGGGCTGCTCGGCGGCCGTTTCCGGGTCACCGGGGCGATCCAGTTCTCCAACAGCGGCGGGGTCTACACCGCGGAGGACACCGCGGACGACGACCGGGTCGTCGTACTCAAGGAGGCCCGTCCCCACACGAACCTCAATCCGCGGCTGGACCACGACGCGGTGCGCATCCTCGCCCGTGAGTGGACCTTCATCAACCGGCTGGGCGACCTGGACTGCTTCCCCACCCCGGTCGCCGCGTTCCGCCACTGGGAGCACCACTTCGTCGCCGAGGAGCACATCGGCGGCACCGACATCCGCTCGGTGCTGCTCGAACACAATCCGCTCGCCCGCCCGGTGATCGACACCGACAGGTCCCGCGAGTTCCTGCGGATCTACCTGGCGGTGTTCCGCGGGCTGGCGCGGGCGGTGCGGGCCGCCCACGAGCGAAAGGTCATCCTCGGCGACCTCACCGCCGCGAACCTGGTGGTCGACACCGAGACCTTCGACGTCACCGTCATCGACCTGGAGTCGTGCCGGCTGGCCGAGGCGGACTCGCGGGACGACGCACACCTGGCGGAGCAGGTCGAGTTGTTCACCCCCGGCTTCAGCCACTCCAAGCGCCGCTTCCGGGCCTCTGCCCCCGAGGACGACCTGTACGGGCTGGCAACCACCATGGCGTACTTCGTCTTCCCGATCGCCGCGATGTCGTACCTGCGCGAGGATGTCCTCGGCCTCTTCCGCGTCTTCACCGACCGCCTGGGCTGGCCGGCCCGCGTCCACGAGTTGATCATGGAGCTGGCGCAGGCGCGGACCACCCTCACCGAGGTCCTCGGCGCGCTCGCGGACGAGGAGGAGTTGCTCGGCCAGGTGGCGGTCGCGCCTCGGCGCCCGGTGGTGGAGGAGCGGCTCGGGCTGCCGGGGGTACAGGCCGGAGTGGCCGCGTTCGTGACGGCGGTCGCCGACACCGAGCGGGCCACCCTCTTCCCGGTGGACCCCTTCGCCCACGTCACCAACCCGCTCAGCCTCGGCTTCGGAGCCGCCGGTGTCCTGTGGGCGCTCAACGCCTCCGGCATCCCCGTCCGCCCCCAGTGGCGCGACTGGCTGCGCGACCGGCTCGACACTGCCGAACCGGCCCGTTACCCCGACGGCCTGATGAACGGCCTGGCAGGCATCGCCTGGGCGGCCGGTTCTCTGGGCCTGCACCCGCAAGCCCGCCGCCTGTTGGCCGAGGCCAACCGCCGCGCCCCCGGCGTCGGCGACCACACCTTCTACTACGGCCTGGCCGGGCTCGGCATGACCAACCTGCGCTTCCACCTCACCAGCGGACACGACGCCGACCTCGCCGCCGCTCAGCAGTGCGCCCAGCTCCTGCGCGAGCGCGCCCACCACGACGGCCGGCACACCTTCTGGCTCAACGACTACTCCGGAAGCGACAACCACCAGCCGCTGACCGGACTCGGCTTCGGGCAGGCCGGCGTCGCGCTGTTCCTGCTGCGCATGCACCAGGTCACCGGCGACGCGTCCTTCCTGCGCCTGGGACGCGGCGCACTGGCCTGGGAGATGGACCATGCCGAGCCGGTCGACGGCGTGCCGATGTTCGCGCACGAGGGCACGATGGAGCCGTACGTCGAGGTCGGCAACGCCGGTGTCGCACAGGTGCTGCTGCGCTACGGCGACTTCGAAGCCGCCCGCCAGGTGCTGCGGGCCCTGGACGTGGGCCAGTCGGTACTGCCGGGTTACGCCTTCGGCATGAGCGGCATCGCGGACGCGCTGCTGGACGCCGCGGCGTTCACCGGTGATTCCTCCTACCGGGACACCGCACTGCGCCAGTTGGACTTCGTCCGCGAGGTCTTCCTCTTCGAGCCCGCCGCCCGCTTCGGCCTGCCCCGTCAGGACGGCACCGCGCCACTGGGCGTCCCCGGCGAAGGGCTCCTGCGCTGCTCGTGCGACTACGCGACCGGCTCGGCCGGAGTCCTGCGCGTCCTCCACCGCGCCAACCACGGCGGCACCGCGGATTTCCTGCTCGACGAGGTGTCGACGTGA